In Pseudomonas coleopterorum, the genomic window CTGGAACGGGTTGAGCGAGTGCTCGGCGAGCCAGGTAGTGTGGTCGTTCCAGGTCAGTGGCTCGACATTGAGAAAGCGTTCGGCTTCCCGTGCGAGCTCGGGCAGGACCGGCTTGAGGAAGATGATCAGCTGGCGGAACAGGTTGATACCCACTGCGCAGACGGCCTGCACTTCGTCGGCGCGGCCTTCCTGCTTGGCCAGCGACCAAGGTGCTTTCTCGGCAATCCAGGCATTGGCACGGTCGGCCAGGGCCATGATTTCGCGCATGGCGCGGGCGAAGTCGCGCACTTCGTAGGCTTCGGCGATGCTGGGCGTTGCGTCCAGGAATGCCTGGGTCAGCTCCGGTGCGGCATTCGCGGCGACCAATACGCCGTTGTTGCCCTTGTGGACGAAACCGGCACAACGGCTGGCGATGTTGACCACCTTGCCGACGAGGTCGGAATTGACCTTCTGCACGAAGTCGTCGAGGTTGACGTCCAGATCGTCCACGCCACGGCCCAGCTTGGACGCGAAGTAGTAGCGCAGGTACTCGGGCGCGAGGTGATCCAGGTAGGTACGGGCCTTGATGAACGTGCCACGGGACTTGGACATCTTTTCGCCGTTGACCGTCAGGAAACCGTGCACGTTGAGCGCGGTCGGCTTGCGGTAGCCGGCGCCTTCGAGCATGGCTGGCCAGAACAGCGCATGGAAATTGATGATGTCCTTGCCGATGAAGTGGTACAGCTCGGCCGTGGAATCCTTGGCCCAGTAAGCATCGAAGTTCAGTTCCGGACGGCGGGCGCAGAGGTTCTTGAAGCTGGCCATGTAGCCGATCGGCGCATCCAGCCACACATAGAAGTATTTGCCGGGTTCGCCTGGAATCTCGAAGCCAAAATACGGTGCATCGCGGGAAATGTCCCACTCCTGCAGGCCCGCATCGAGCCATTCGGCGATCTTGTTGGCCACAGCGTCCTGCAAGGTGCCACTGCGGGTCCAGCCTTCCAGCATCTGCTGGAAGTCGGGCAGCTTGAAGAAGAAGTGCTGGGAGTCCTTGAGCACAGGCGTGGCGCCCGAGATCGCCGATTTCGGATCCTTGAGCTCGGTGGGCGCGTAGGTAGCGCCGCACTTTTCGCAGTTGTCACCGTACTGGTCGGGCGCTGCGCACTTGGGGCAGGTGCCTTTGATGAAACGGTCGGCGAGGAACATCTGCTTCTGCGGGTCGAAATACTGGG contains:
- the metG gene encoding methionine--tRNA ligase, encoding MSEPRKILVTSALPYANGSIHLGHMLEYIQTDMWVRFQKHRGNQCVYVCADDAHGSAIMLRAEKEGITPEQLIANVKAEHSADFADFLVDFDNFHSTHSEENRELSSEVYLKLRDAGHIAQRSVTQYFDPQKQMFLADRFIKGTCPKCAAPDQYGDNCEKCGATYAPTELKDPKSAISGATPVLKDSQHFFFKLPDFQQMLEGWTRSGTLQDAVANKIAEWLDAGLQEWDISRDAPYFGFEIPGEPGKYFYVWLDAPIGYMASFKNLCARRPELNFDAYWAKDSTAELYHFIGKDIINFHALFWPAMLEGAGYRKPTALNVHGFLTVNGEKMSKSRGTFIKARTYLDHLAPEYLRYYFASKLGRGVDDLDVNLDDFVQKVNSDLVGKVVNIASRCAGFVHKGNNGVLVAANAAPELTQAFLDATPSIAEAYEVRDFARAMREIMALADRANAWIAEKAPWSLAKQEGRADEVQAVCAVGINLFRQLIIFLKPVLPELAREAERFLNVEPLTWNDHTTWLAEHSLNPFQALMTRIDPVKVQAMTDASKQDLAAAQDPAVAATGNGELAKEPLAAEIDFDAFAAVDLRVALILKAEAVEGADKLLRLTLDIGDEQRNVFSGIKSAYPDPAALEGRLTMMIANLKPRKMRFGISEGMVMAAGPGGEEIYLLSPDSGAKPGQRIK